A single region of the Streptomyces sp. NBC_00425 genome encodes:
- a CDS encoding glutamate--cysteine ligase 2: MRTVGVEEELLLVDPETGEPQALSAAVLARAARCEDGKDDVFEKELHNQMLEFATHPQSGMDELGAEIVRIRGEAARHARAAGCAVAALATSPLPVRPSISMNERYQWMAEQFGIATQEQMVCGCHVHVSVGSDEEGVAVVDRIRPWLSVLMALSANSPFWQGRETGYSSYRSRVWQRWPSAGPTELFGSAERYHRRVADMVATGTILDEGMVYFDARLSARYPTVEVRVSDVCLHADTAVLIATLVRGLVETAARDLEAGRGPVDHSVSLLRMAGWRAARSGLTGDLLHPATMRRAPAETVVGALLEHVEDALADAGDLERARASCAGLLRRGNGAHVQREVWERTGSLREVVAACVRHTQA; this comes from the coding sequence GTGCGCACCGTGGGAGTGGAGGAGGAACTCCTCCTGGTCGACCCGGAGACCGGCGAACCGCAGGCACTGTCCGCCGCCGTCCTCGCCCGCGCCGCGCGGTGCGAGGACGGCAAGGACGACGTCTTCGAGAAGGAACTGCACAACCAGATGCTCGAGTTCGCCACCCATCCCCAGTCGGGGATGGACGAGCTCGGCGCGGAGATCGTGCGGATACGGGGGGAGGCGGCCCGGCACGCCCGGGCGGCCGGCTGCGCGGTGGCGGCGCTGGCCACGTCACCGCTGCCGGTGCGCCCTTCCATCAGCATGAACGAGCGCTACCAGTGGATGGCGGAGCAGTTCGGCATCGCCACGCAGGAGCAGATGGTGTGCGGTTGCCACGTCCATGTGTCCGTCGGCTCGGACGAGGAGGGCGTCGCGGTCGTCGACCGCATCCGCCCCTGGCTGTCGGTGCTGATGGCACTGAGCGCCAACTCGCCCTTCTGGCAGGGCCGGGAGACGGGATACAGCAGCTATCGCAGCCGGGTGTGGCAGCGCTGGCCGTCGGCCGGCCCGACCGAGCTGTTCGGTTCGGCGGAGCGCTACCACCGGCGGGTGGCGGACATGGTGGCCACGGGCACGATCCTCGACGAGGGCATGGTCTATTTCGACGCCCGGCTGTCGGCGCGTTATCCGACGGTGGAGGTGCGCGTGTCGGACGTCTGTCTGCACGCGGACACCGCGGTGCTGATCGCCACGCTGGTGCGCGGGCTCGTCGAGACGGCCGCCCGGGACCTGGAGGCCGGCCGGGGGCCGGTGGACCACAGTGTGAGCCTGCTGCGGATGGCCGGCTGGCGGGCGGCCCGCTCGGGGCTGACGGGCGACCTCCTGCATCCGGCGACCATGCGGCGCGCTCCCGCCGAGACGGTCGTCGGGGCCCTGCTGGAACACGTGGAGGACGCGCTGGCGGACGCCGGGGACCTGGAGCGGGCCCGCGCTTCGTGCGCCGGGCTGCTGCGGCGGGGCAACGGCGCGCACGTCCAGCGCGAGGTGTGGGAGCGCACGGGCAGTCTGCGCGAGGTGGTCGCCGCCTGCGTGCGCCACACCCAGGCCTGA